In Methanosarcina barkeri MS, a single window of DNA contains:
- a CDS encoding Hsp20/alpha crystallin family protein, with amino-acid sequence MAETLKVSPSICAYPDDKYENLEIEVVLPGVDKKDISFKITEDGFYVRANKEGVEYADSYAVCCPIVPEKAVAKYSNGVLKVTVPYQQPFENAVDVKIE; translated from the coding sequence ATGGCAGAAACTTTAAAAGTCTCACCAAGTATATGCGCATATCCTGACGACAAATACGAAAACCTTGAAATTGAAGTAGTTCTTCCTGGAGTGGATAAAAAAGACATTTCTTTTAAGATTACCGAGGACGGCTTTTACGTAAGAGCCAATAAGGAAGGGGTTGAGTATGCGGACAGTTACGCAGTCTGTTGCCCGATAGTCCCGGAAAAAGCAGTAGCCAAGTATTCAAATGGTGTACTTAAAGTTACAGTACCTTATCAGCAGCCATTTGAGAACGCGGTGGATGTAAAAATCGAGTAA
- a CDS encoding rubrerythrin family protein, translating into MEKMTEQNLINAFGGESQAHMRYLHFGNQAEKEKYYNVARLFRAIAHAEYVHAGDHYRELRHLNGGFVANSMATFGPGDSLKNLKLAIDGETYEIEEMYPAYIEVAKSQGEKRAQRSFEWSYASEKMHKQLFERALDSVNSGKDIDLGPVQVCEVCGYTFEGEAPDRCPICGAPMNKFTAFK; encoded by the coding sequence ATGGAAAAAATGACAGAACAGAATCTTATCAACGCATTCGGAGGAGAAAGCCAGGCACATATGAGATATTTACATTTCGGAAACCAGGCTGAAAAAGAAAAATACTATAATGTAGCCCGCTTATTTCGCGCAATTGCTCATGCAGAATATGTACATGCAGGAGACCATTACCGTGAGTTAAGACATCTCAATGGAGGATTTGTTGCAAATAGCATGGCAACTTTTGGTCCTGGCGATTCCTTAAAGAATCTTAAGCTGGCCATTGATGGCGAAACATACGAGATTGAAGAAATGTATCCTGCATACATTGAAGTTGCAAAATCCCAGGGAGAAAAAAGAGCACAAAGAAGCTTTGAATGGTCATATGCCAGTGAAAAAATGCATAAACAACTTTTTGAAAGGGCATTAGACTCGGTTAACTCAGGAAAAGATATTGATCTCGGTCCTGTCCAGGTTTGCGAAGTATGCGGATATACCTTTGAAGGAGAAGCACCCGACAGATGTCCTATTTGTGGTGCTCCAATGAACAAATTTACTGCATTTAAATGA